A part of Aegilops tauschii subsp. strangulata cultivar AL8/78 chromosome 2, Aet v6.0, whole genome shotgun sequence genomic DNA contains:
- the LOC109786222 gene encoding trihelix transcription factor GTL1 isoform X2 has translation MQQQQQRHQGGASQYGAPAPADMGPFSAQQAPGPVPLSVRPPPPTQQQQQQNSQPSYDELAGASGAGGSGFPDDDMLGDSGGHSGGGLGSGGNRWPREETLALIRIRSEMDTTFRDATLKGPLWEEVSRKLAELGYKRSAKKCKEKFENVHKYYKRTKEGRAGRQDGKSYRFFQELEALHAATAAAQQQQQDHLPLVVTAAPPPQMHAFSAPQPMSAMPPPPGPMQPAPISSAAPAPAVEPPQPPPVSLQGLSFPSMSDSESDDDDDSEDDDMTAETGGSPDGLGKRKRGGGGSKKMMAFFEGLMKQVVQRQEEMQQRFLETMEKREAERTAREEAWRRQEVARLNREQEQLAQERAAAASRDASIIAFLQRIGGQTVHVPPVVMPMPTPMQVQTPPPPKKPRQHLPPPPPSQATQQPQPQPQPIPAAPLQQQPPPQPPQHKETTREEVGTPRSAPAPTSAGLSLALVPVATEQHVVEAAGLGGGESGGGPSSSRWPKTEVHALIQLRMDMDNRYQENGPKGPLWEEISAGMRRLGYSRNSKRCKEKWENINKYFKKVKESNKRRPEDSKTCPYFHQLEAIYRKKHNGGGSSGAAANNAVVSVPAVAEHQNLNRHEIEIEGKKINDTDKRNNGGVGAAQVPTSNGQTTPTMATFDLGVKKKTL, from the exons atgcagcagcagcagcagcggcacCAGGGTGGCGCGTCTCAGTACggggcgccggcgccggcggacATGGGGCCGTTCTCCGCGCAGCAGGCTCCGGGCCCGGTGCCGCTGAGCGTCcggccgccgccaccgacgcagcagcagcagcagcagaactCGCAGCCGAGCTACGATGAATTGGCCGGCGCGTCGGGCGCCGGCGGAAGCGGCTTTCCCGACGACGACATGCTGGGCGACTCCGGCGGGCACAGCGGCGGCGGGCTGGGGTCGGGCGGCAACCGGTGGCCGCGGGAGGAGACGCTGGCCCTCATCAGGATCCGGTCGGAGATGGACACCACCTTCCGCGACGCCACCCTCAAGGGCCCCCTCTGGGAGGAGGTCTCCAG GAAGCTTGCGGAGCTGGGCTACAAGAGGAGCGCCAAGAAGTGCAAGGAGAAGTTCGAGAACGTGCACAAGTACTACAAGCGCACCAAGGAGGGCCGGGCCGGCAGGCAGGACGGCAAGAGCTACCGCTTCTTCCAGGAACTCGAGGCGCTgcacgccgccaccgccgccgcgcagcagcagcagcaggaccACTTGCCGCTGGTCGTCACTGCCGCCCCCCCGCCGCAGATGCACGCCTTCTCCGCGCCGCAGCCGATGAGCGcaatgccgccgccgccggggccGATGCAGCCGGCCCCTATATCTTCGGCCGCCCCTGCGCCGGCCGTGGAGCCTCCCCAGCCGCCGCCTGTCAGCCTGCAAGGCTTGAGCTTCCCGTCCATGTCCGACTCTGAgtcggacgacgacgacgactccGAGGACGACGACATGACGGCCGAGACCGGCGGCAGCCCGGATGGCCTCGGCAAGCgcaagcgcggcggcggcggcagcaagAAGATGATGGCTTTCTTCGAGGGCCTGATGAAGCAGGTCGTACAGAGGCAGGAGGAGATGCAGCAGCGGTTCCTGGAGACCATGGAGAAGAGGGAGGCCGAGCGCACGGCGCGGGAGGAGGCCTGGCGCCGGCAGGAGGTGGCCCGGCTTAACCGCGAGCAGGAGCAGCTCGCCCAAGAGCGCGCAGCGGCGGCCTCCCGCGACGCCTCCATCATCGCCTTCCTCCAGCGCATCGGTGGGCAGACCGTGCATGTCCCACCCGTCGTCATGCCCATGCCAACGCCGATGCAGGTCCAGACCCCGCCGCCGCCAAAGAAACCTCGACAGCACCTCCCACCCCCGCCGCCGTCACAGGCTACACagcagccgcagccgcagcctcaGCCCATCCCAGCTGCGCCCCTCCAACAGCAACCGCCGCCGCAACCACCGCAGCACAAGGAAACGACGCGCGAAGAGGTCGGGACGCCCCGCAGCGCACCGGCCCCGACTTCTGCCGGCTTATCACTCGCGCTGGTTCCCGTCGCCACGGAGCAGCACGTCGTCGAGGCCGCTGGTCTGGGAGGAGGGGAGAGCGGAGGGGGGCCGTCGTCGTCACGGTGGCCCAAGACGGAGGTGCACGCGCTTATCCAGCTCCGCATGGACATGGACAATCGCTACCAGGAGAACGGACCAAAGGGCCCGCTGTGGGAGGAGATCTCCGCCGGGATGCGGCGGCTGGGTTACAGCCGCAACTCCAAACGGTGCAAGGAGAAGTGGGAGAACATCAACAAGTACTTCAAGAAGGTGAAGGAGAGCAACAAGAGGCGGCCGGAGGACTCCAAGACATGCCCGTACTTCCACCAGCTCGAGGCCATCTACCGCAAGAAGCAcaacggcggcggcagcagcggcgcCGCGGCCAACAACGCCGTCGTGTCTGTCCCTGCCGTCGCGGAGCATCAGAACCTGAACCGGCACGAGATCGAGATCGAGGGGAAGAAGATCAACGACACCGACAAGAGGAACAACGGAGGAGTCGGAGCCGCGCAGGTGCCGACAAGCAACGGGCAGACAACGCCGACGATGGCCACGTTCGACCTGGGCGTAAAAAAG AAGACGCTGTGA
- the LOC141020643 gene encoding hydroxyproline O-galactosyltransferase GALT6-like, whose product MDSGMSAQWKASPLPTEPVELFIGILSAANNFAEWMAGRKSWMIATRKSSNSVGRFFVALVKDFFIEWEKEVSEELKKEAEFFGDIVLVPFLDSYDLIVLKTIAIAMTSLF is encoded by the exons ATGGACTCGGGAATGTCTGCACAGTGGAAGGCCTCACCTCTGCCGACTGAACCTGTCGAGCTGTTCATTGGCATCCTTTCTGCAGCCAACAATTTCGCCGAGTGGATGGCCGGCCGCAAGTCATGGATGATTGCTACAAGGAAATCATCTAACAGTGTTGGCCGGTTCTTCGTCGCTCTGGTAA AAGACTTCTTTATAGAATGGGAAAAAGAGGTCAGCGAGGAGCTGAAGAAGGAGGCAGAGTTCTTTGGTGACATTGTTCTGGTCCCTTTCTTGGATAGCTATGACCTCATTGTTTTAAAGACTATTGCCATTGCTATGACCTCATTGTTTTAA
- the LOC109786222 gene encoding trihelix transcription factor GTL1 isoform X1, protein MQQQQQRHQGGASQYGAPAPADMGPFSAQQAPGPVPLSVRPPPPTQQQQQQNSQPSYDELAGASGAGGSGFPDDDMLGDSGGHSGGGLGSGGNRWPREETLALIRIRSEMDTTFRDATLKGPLWEEVSRKLAELGYKRSAKKCKEKFENVHKYYKRTKEGRAGRQDGKSYRFFQELEALHAATAAAQQQQQDHLPLVVTAAPPPQMHAFSAPQPMSAMPPPPGPMQPAPISSAAPAPAVEPPQPPPVSLQGLSFPSMSDSESDDDDDSEDDDMTAETGGSPDGLGKRKRGGGGSKKMMAFFEGLMKQVVQRQEEMQQRFLETMEKREAERTAREEAWRRQEVARLNREQEQLAQERAAAASRDASIIAFLQRIGGQTVHVPPVVMPMPTPMQVQTPPPPKKPRQHLPPPPPSQATQQPQPQPQPIPAAPLQQQPPPQPPQHKETTREEVGTPRSAPAPTSAGLSLALVPVATEQHVVEAAGLGGGESGGGPSSSRWPKTEVHALIQLRMDMDNRYQENGPKGPLWEEISAGMRRLGYSRNSKRCKEKWENINKYFKKVKESNKRRPEDSKTCPYFHQLEAIYRKKHNGGGSSGAAANNAVVSVPAVAEHQNLNRHEIEIEGKKINDTDKRNNGGVGAAQVPTSNGQTTPTMATFDLGVKKPEDAVRELNEQPHREFTTDETDSDDMGDDYTDDGEDGEDDGKMQYRIQFQRPNPVGTNNAPPPPTTAATAAPTSTPASSFLAMVQ, encoded by the exons atgcagcagcagcagcagcggcacCAGGGTGGCGCGTCTCAGTACggggcgccggcgccggcggacATGGGGCCGTTCTCCGCGCAGCAGGCTCCGGGCCCGGTGCCGCTGAGCGTCcggccgccgccaccgacgcagcagcagcagcagcagaactCGCAGCCGAGCTACGATGAATTGGCCGGCGCGTCGGGCGCCGGCGGAAGCGGCTTTCCCGACGACGACATGCTGGGCGACTCCGGCGGGCACAGCGGCGGCGGGCTGGGGTCGGGCGGCAACCGGTGGCCGCGGGAGGAGACGCTGGCCCTCATCAGGATCCGGTCGGAGATGGACACCACCTTCCGCGACGCCACCCTCAAGGGCCCCCTCTGGGAGGAGGTCTCCAG GAAGCTTGCGGAGCTGGGCTACAAGAGGAGCGCCAAGAAGTGCAAGGAGAAGTTCGAGAACGTGCACAAGTACTACAAGCGCACCAAGGAGGGCCGGGCCGGCAGGCAGGACGGCAAGAGCTACCGCTTCTTCCAGGAACTCGAGGCGCTgcacgccgccaccgccgccgcgcagcagcagcagcaggaccACTTGCCGCTGGTCGTCACTGCCGCCCCCCCGCCGCAGATGCACGCCTTCTCCGCGCCGCAGCCGATGAGCGcaatgccgccgccgccggggccGATGCAGCCGGCCCCTATATCTTCGGCCGCCCCTGCGCCGGCCGTGGAGCCTCCCCAGCCGCCGCCTGTCAGCCTGCAAGGCTTGAGCTTCCCGTCCATGTCCGACTCTGAgtcggacgacgacgacgactccGAGGACGACGACATGACGGCCGAGACCGGCGGCAGCCCGGATGGCCTCGGCAAGCgcaagcgcggcggcggcggcagcaagAAGATGATGGCTTTCTTCGAGGGCCTGATGAAGCAGGTCGTACAGAGGCAGGAGGAGATGCAGCAGCGGTTCCTGGAGACCATGGAGAAGAGGGAGGCCGAGCGCACGGCGCGGGAGGAGGCCTGGCGCCGGCAGGAGGTGGCCCGGCTTAACCGCGAGCAGGAGCAGCTCGCCCAAGAGCGCGCAGCGGCGGCCTCCCGCGACGCCTCCATCATCGCCTTCCTCCAGCGCATCGGTGGGCAGACCGTGCATGTCCCACCCGTCGTCATGCCCATGCCAACGCCGATGCAGGTCCAGACCCCGCCGCCGCCAAAGAAACCTCGACAGCACCTCCCACCCCCGCCGCCGTCACAGGCTACACagcagccgcagccgcagcctcaGCCCATCCCAGCTGCGCCCCTCCAACAGCAACCGCCGCCGCAACCACCGCAGCACAAGGAAACGACGCGCGAAGAGGTCGGGACGCCCCGCAGCGCACCGGCCCCGACTTCTGCCGGCTTATCACTCGCGCTGGTTCCCGTCGCCACGGAGCAGCACGTCGTCGAGGCCGCTGGTCTGGGAGGAGGGGAGAGCGGAGGGGGGCCGTCGTCGTCACGGTGGCCCAAGACGGAGGTGCACGCGCTTATCCAGCTCCGCATGGACATGGACAATCGCTACCAGGAGAACGGACCAAAGGGCCCGCTGTGGGAGGAGATCTCCGCCGGGATGCGGCGGCTGGGTTACAGCCGCAACTCCAAACGGTGCAAGGAGAAGTGGGAGAACATCAACAAGTACTTCAAGAAGGTGAAGGAGAGCAACAAGAGGCGGCCGGAGGACTCCAAGACATGCCCGTACTTCCACCAGCTCGAGGCCATCTACCGCAAGAAGCAcaacggcggcggcagcagcggcgcCGCGGCCAACAACGCCGTCGTGTCTGTCCCTGCCGTCGCGGAGCATCAGAACCTGAACCGGCACGAGATCGAGATCGAGGGGAAGAAGATCAACGACACCGACAAGAGGAACAACGGAGGAGTCGGAGCCGCGCAGGTGCCGACAAGCAACGGGCAGACAACGCCGACGATGGCCACGTTCGACCTGGGCGTAAAAAAG CCAGAAGACGCTGTGAGGGAGCTGAACGAGCAGCCGCACCGGGAGTTCACGACGGACGAGACCGACAGCGACGACATGGGCGATGACTACACTGACGACGGCGAGGACGGCGAGGACGACGGCAAAATGCAGTACAGGATACAGTTCCAGAGGCCAAACCCGGTCGGCACCAACAATGCGCCTCCACCGCCAACCACCGCGGCGACAGCAGCGCCGACATCGACCCCCGCGAGCTCCTTCCTCGCCATGGTTCAGTAG